Genomic window (Candidatus Limnocylindria bacterium):
GCGCTCCTCGTCGTGGTCGCCGTCGCGATCGGCGAGCGGGACCGAGCGGATCCGTCGACGTTCTCGACCGCGTCGCTCGCGGCCATGGCGTACCTCGTCGTGTTCGGCTCGCTTGTCGCGTTCTCTGCGTACACCTGGCTGCTCCAGCACACCTCGGTGTCGGTCGTGTCCACGTACGCCTACGTGAATCCCGTCGTGGCCGTGCTTCTCGGGGCCGTCGTCCTGAACGAGGTGGTGACGCCGTCGATGCTCATCGGAGCGGCGATCATCATCGCCGCCGTCGCGTTCATCGTGTCTCGCGGCGCGACGCGGCCGTCCTGAGGAGGTTCGCGATGGTGAGGCGGATCGTGGCCTGCGGCGGTCAGCAGCTCCTGTTTCCCCCGCTGACGACCTACCTCTTCGGTCTCGCACGCCGCCCGCGGCCCCGGGTGCTGTTCCTCGGTACGGCGAGCGGTGACGGCGCTGGATACCTGCTGACCTTCTATCAAGCGCTGGCCGGCGTCGACTGCGAACCGAGCCATCTCGCCCTGTTCGATCGCGTCGTCGACGACATCGATGCGCTCGTACGCTCGCAGGATGTCGTGATCGTCGGCGGCGGGAACACCGCCAACATGCTGGCGATCTGGCGGCTGCACGGCGTCGAGAAGGCGCTGCGGTCGGCATACGCCAGCGGCACGGTGCTGAGCGGCTGGTCCGCGGGCTGTCTCTGCTGGTTCGAAGGTGGGATCACCGATTCGTTCACTCCCAACCTCGGCGCACTCCGCGATGGCCTGGGCATCCTCGCGGGCACCGCCTGTCCGCACTACGACTCGCAGGAGGCACGCCGCCCGGTGTACGCGCGAGAGATCGCGGCCGGCCTCGCGCCGGGTATCGCGCTCGAGGACGGCGTCGCGGCGCGCTACGACGACGAGCGTCTGGTCGAGGTGGTCAGCGCGCGACCTGATGGACGAGCGTTCCAGGTCGATGCGAAGGGGGAGCGGCCGCTCGTGGTGCGCGTGCTCGGCTAGACGTCAGGCCGGGTCGCTCGGCCCATAGATCTTCCCTGGATTCAAGATGCCCTTGGGGTCGAGCGCGTTCTTGACGCGACGCATGAGATCGAGCGCGTCGCCGTGCTCCGCACGCATGTAAGGCTGGCGCACCGCGCCCGTGCCATGCTCGCCGGTGACGGTCCCGCCGACCTCGATCGCGAGCCGGTGCAACCGGTCGGCAAGCTCGTCCGCCCGGCGGACCTCGTCGGTGTCCGAGGGGTCGATGAGGATGGCGGAATGGACGTTCCCGTCGCCGAAGTGGCCGTAGAAGATCACCGCGATGTGCAGCTCGGCGCTGATCTCGCGTGCGCGGCGGATCGTGCGCGGGATCTCGGAGAGCGGAACGGCGAGGTCCTCGCCGGCGAAGATGCGGTGTTTGTCGGGATGCGCGAGCGCCGCCGCGGCTGCGAGGCCGCTCCGCGCCGCCCAGAGCTTCGCGATGTCCGCCTCCACCTCGGCGAACTTCGTCGTCGTCGCGCGGCGCCGCACGATCCCGTCGACATAGCGGACGGAAGACGCGACGTGGTCGGGTGTCCCCTCGACCTCGATGAAGAGCACCGCTTCACCATCGGGGAGGCCCAGATCTGGTTTCCATCGCTGGAGCGCGTCGACCGCGCTCCGATCGAGCAGCTCCGCCGTCGACGGCAACACGCCGGCCGCGAAGAGATCGTCGAGCGACGCGACGGTGTCCTCGAGCGTGGCGTATCCGGCGAGCACGACGCCGCGCGCGGGTGGTCGCGGCTGAACGCGGAGCCGAAGACGCGTGATGATGCCGAGCGTGCCCTCCGATCCCACGAACAG
Coding sequences:
- a CDS encoding FAD-binding oxidoreductase, with amino-acid sequence MVTTAPTLADRLREIIPADRVIDDPATLLPYAYDASFWSLRQQRLPDVVVVPQSTAEVASVVRFADATGTPVVPRGAGTGQTGGAIAARGGIVISFARMREIVEIDRRNLQAVVEPGIVFADLQDALRPQGLFFPPDPGSGRACTLGGMAANNASGPHAVRWGTTSAYVLGAEVVLADGSIITTGGVRSKALKSSSGIDLTKLFVGSEGTLGIITRLRLRVQPRPPARGVVLAGYATLEDTVASLDDLFAAGVLPSTAELLDRSAVDALQRWKPDLGLPDGEAVLFIEVEGTPDHVASSVRYVDGIVRRRATTTKFAEVEADIAKLWAARSGLAAAAALAHPDKHRIFAGEDLAVPLSEIPRTIRRAREISAELHIAVIFYGHFGDGNVHSAILIDPSDTDEVRRADELADRLHRLAIEVGGTVTGEHGTGAVRQPYMRAEHGDALDLMRRVKNALDPKGILNPGKIYGPSDPA
- a CDS encoding peptidase E, coding for MVRRIVACGGQQLLFPPLTTYLFGLARRPRPRVLFLGTASGDGAGYLLTFYQALAGVDCEPSHLALFDRVVDDIDALVRSQDVVIVGGGNTANMLAIWRLHGVEKALRSAYASGTVLSGWSAGCLCWFEGGITDSFTPNLGALRDGLGILAGTACPHYDSQEARRPVYAREIAAGLAPGIALEDGVAARYDDERLVEVVSARPDGRAFQVDAKGERPLVVRVLG